TCCTGTCGCAGAGCGCGGCGGAAAAGACCGATCGGATGCCGCTGCTGACCCTGCGTCGCGAACAGGGCCCGCCACTCGTAACGTCGTTCGTGTGCGCGCCGCGCTCCGAGATGGCGGACGAGGACGGCGCACTGCTCTTCTTCGTCGATCCGGGGCTCGACATCCACCAGCTCGCCGAGCCGGTGTGCAAGTTGTTCCGGCTGTCACGGGTCGAAACCGAACTCGCATGCCTGCTGGCGTCCGGGCAGACGCTCGCTGCGGCCGCGGAATCCCTGCACGTCAAGTTGGGGACGGCGCGCGGCTATCTGAAGCAAGTGTTCGTGAAGACCGGCAGCAATCGCCAGGTCGATCTGGTCCGCCTGATCTTCAGCAATCTTGTCCGCACATCTGTGCACGATAATTTGCGGCATCGCTGACCTGGATCAACATGCCAGCGCATCTGCTTCGCAATCACCAACGTAACTCCGGCACAAAACAGCCTGGAGCAGGTTTATTGGAGAGACTGTCGATCACCCCGCGGCCGGAGCGGCATCCGCTCGCGTCGGGCGATGTCGTCGCCGAGCATTTCGGCGGCGTTCCGTTGCGCGCGGACGGTCGGACGATATTGCTGCCCGGCGGGCCACGCATCTACGTCCTGCACGGTGATGCCCCAGGCAGCCGGCTGGTGATCCGGCGCCGGATCTTCGCACCGCTGCCCGCCATCGGCTTCATCGGCCCCACCACCAGCGTCGCGCGTCTCGATCACGGCGGCGTGCTCCTGTCCGGCGTCCGGCTCCGCTCGACGGCGTGGGGGATGTTGTTCGATGGCGACGTGTCGCGCTACACCGACCGGGTCGTGCCGCTCGCGGCGATCGACCGCTCGTCGCCTACGGCTGTTCGCGGCCCACGGGGCGACGAAGCTGCCACCTTCGCTCCGTGGCTGGACGCGCGACTCGAAGCGGGTAACGGTCGCGACCTTCAGGCGCAGCGCATCATCGAGCTGATCGACGCCAGCCCACGTTCCACGGTGGCGGAGATCGCGGCGTCGCTGCGCCTCACGCCGCAGCGGATGTCCGCCACCTGCCTGGAGAACTTCGGCCTGCCGCCCAAGCGTCTGCTGATGCTGCGGCGCTTCGTGCGCGTGCTTCGACGTTTGCTGGCGGATCCGACCGCCACCGGGCGCGCCTTGTGGGAGGCGGGTTATGTCGACCACTCGCACTTCGCGCGGGATTGTCGCCAGTTTCTGGGATCCAGCCTCCAGGCGTTCCGCGAGCTGATCGAGCACCGCGACGATCCGGCGTGATCGCGCACGCCGCCGATCATCCCTCGGCGGCGATCTCCTTCAGCGGCCGCGACGCATCCTCCAGCGCCGCGACGGACAGCCGCGCGCCGCCCGCCACCAATGCACGGCCCTGCACATAGTCCTTCGTCGCGTTGACCGCGTCGATCGCCACCACCCGGCCGCCCCTGAGATAGACGACCGAGAAGCGACGCTCGGCGGGTATGCCGCGCACTACTGCGTGCTCGAACCCGGCCGACAGCCCGACGGTCTGCAACTTCAGGTCGTACTGGTTGGACCAGAACCACGGCACCGCGTCGTAATCCGCGCCGCGTCCGACGATGTCGCGCGCGGCGGTCGTCGCCTGGTCGTTGGCGTTCTGCACCGATTCCAGCCGGATCGTGGCGCCATCGGCGTAGCGGTTGGCATGCGCGGCACAGTCGCCGATCGCATGGACGTGCGGCAGGCTGGTGCGACAGCGCGCGTCGACGCGGACGCCGTTCCCGACTGCCGCCCCCGCCGCCTCCAGCGGCGCCACCGCCGGCACGATCCCGATCCCGACGATCACGACGTCGGCAGGCAACAACGTCCCGTTCGCCAACCGCACCCCGCCGACGCGCTCGTCGCCCTCGATGCAGGCGACCGTCGCACCCAGCATGATCCGTACGCCGCGCGCGCGATGCTCCGCCTCGTAGAAGCGCGACAGCGGTTCGCCCGCCACGCGCGCCAGCACGCGGTCGAGCGCCTCGACCAGCGTCACCGCCTTGCCGAACTTGGTCAGCGCCGCCGCTGCCTCCAGCCCGATATAGCCACCGCCGACCACCACGACGCGCTGCGCCTGCGCCAGTTCGTCGAGCAGCCGGTCGACGTCGGCGCGCGTCCGCACCGCATGTACGCCGTGCAGGTGGTGGCCGTCGCAGGTCAGCCGCCGCGGCGCACCGCCGGTCGCCCAGATCAGCTCGCCATAGCCGACCGTGCGGCCCGCATCGGTGCGCACCGCTTGCGCCGCTGCGTCCACTGCCACCACGCCCTCGCCCAGGTGCAGGTCGATGCCGCGCTCGGCCCAGAACGACGCCGGCCGGATCAGGAGGCGCTCGAACGACTTTTCACCGGCCAGATATTCCTTCGACAACGGCGGGCGCTCGTACGGCAGCTCCGGCTCGGCCGAGACGATCGCGATCGTTCCCGCGAACTTCTCCTGCCGCAGCGCGATCGCCGCCGCCGCGCCGGCATGCCCTCCTCCGACGATGAGGACGTCATAGCGTTCTGCCGTCACGGGTTACGCACCACCTTCATTCTATCGTCTGGTCGATGCCGGCGGATGCGAATGTCGCGGCCGGCCGGGCGACGCTACCGCCGCGCCGGCGCGCGATCAATTCGCGAATGGCGTGCGTGCGCCACGGTGGTCCAGCACCAGCGCCCTTGCGCGGCGAGGGGGGCCGTCACCAGATATTCCGATATTTCCGCGCCGAAGCGAAGGACCACGACCATGACCGACTATCGCAAGACCGACGATGCGCTCGCCAGGCTGACGCCGGAGCAATTCTACGTGACGCAGCAGAGCGGCACCGAGCGTCCCGGCACCGGTGCATATCTCGATAACAAGCGCGCCGGCATCTATGTCGACATCGTTTCGGGCGAGCCGCTGTTCGCCTCCGCCGACAAGTTCGAATCGCATTGCGGCTGGCCCAGCTTCACCAAGCCGATCGACGCCGCCCGGGTCGAGGAACTCCACGACGACACCCACGGCATGGTCCGCACCGAAGTGCGCTCGGCCGGTGCCGACAGCCATCTCGGCCATGTGTTCAACGACGGCCCGCGTGATCGCGGCGGGCTGCGCTATTGCATCAACTCCGCCGCGCTGCGCTTCGTGCCCCGCGAGGAGATGGAGGCGCAGGGATACGGCGCCTATCTCGACCAGGTCGAGGACGTCGCCTGACTGCACGGACCGAGGCCGATCGGACGCGTCGTAGAAGCGCCGAGGTGCAGGCAGATCACCAGCATGCCGGATCAGCGCGCCGCCCGCGACCGAGCATAGCATCGCCTCGCGCGCCCCGACGCCGCATCGCTCCGCGGTACGCGAAAGTGGGTCGCCGCCGTAGATTGCGTCCGGGAGAAGCCGGCGACGCAATGGCACCTCGTCCGACACTCCGTGGATTGCGTCGAACTGAACCCGGATGCCTGACCGATCATCGTCGATCAGGCACCCGGGCACCACCGCCGAAACGCTGGTCCGGTGGCTAGAGAGCGGGGGTGAACGCCGGATCAGCGCTTGCCGGAACCGTATCCGGTCAGGTGCGCGTTGCCGTCGTCGATCGCGAACACGAATCCGTATTCGGTGCCACCCGGACCGAAGAACCCGCCGGTCAGCTTGCCCGTCGCGCCATTGCCGGTCGTGGCCGTGCCTTGGAAGCGCGTCGTGCCGGGCGTCAGCGTGGCGGTGAAACTGATGGCATAGTTCTTGCCGGCAAAGCTGCTCGTGGTGACATTCATTTTACCGGCGAGAACGCCAGCAGCGGCGTCGAACGTGCCAGTCGAACCAGTTTCGAGCGTCGTCAGAAACTGATCACTGGTCTTGTTGATGTACAGCATCCTGACGGTCGCCCACGACTTGTAATCTCCCGACGAAAGCTCGGCAGACGAACCCGTGGGCGCACCACCGATCGCGATCAATTGCGAGGTCTCCGCTACTCCCGGCTTCTGATTGAAGTCGTACCGGGTCAGGAACGTGTACTGAGCATCCAGACGCGACGGAATGCAACCGAAGGTCAATTCCTTCGCGCCAGAGGTATACGAGATACCATCCTTGAACACGCTCGGCTCCTCACGTTCCGTTCCAGTGAACGATGCGAGCGTTGCACCGGCGCGGAGGAGGGTCACATTGCCCGACACCGCATCAAGCCGGAACGCGGAATTTGCCCCGAGATCGACGAGCGCAGTCGATGCCGACGAATGTTGATACGCACCTGTCGAATCGGCTGTTCCCTTCGCCAGCACTTCCGCCCCGAACAGGAGATTGATCGCCTGATCGCGCTTCATGTCGCAGGGTGAAACATACGACGTCGGGATCGGCGCCGGCGCCGGCGCAGGTGTCGGAGTTGGAGTTGGAGTGGGCGTAGGGGCGGGCGTCGGACTTGGCGCAGGAGCAGGCGGAGGCGTCGTCACCACCGAAACCGGCTTGCGGCCTTTCCCGCCGTCGTCGCCGCCGCAGGCCGTCGTGAGTGTGGCCAGACCGCACAAGGCGACACCCGATAACAACTTTTTCATCCTGAATTCCCCTGTTCGCAAACCGGCGCAAGCCGCCGACCTCACATCCGGATCAACCGACGATCCGCCATCCCGCAGACTTTATAGATAACAACCGCGCGTTAACCGCCCTATGCGCCGCCATATCTGACAACATCTTGCGTTCCGGCGCTTTTCCAAGCAGAGTTCCGCGACACTACACGCACTCGTTTACGCGCTATTCGGAGCCGCTGCTTTTAGAATGACCCGACGCGACATGCGAAGGCCGAGACAAAGAACACGCAGCCATACTGACTTAAAACCCTTCGCATCTTCGAGATTACTGGATCTTCCCTTCGAAGACTTGGAGTTGCTGCAAATGGCTGCCACATGCTGCGGTGGCAGC
The genomic region above belongs to Sphingomonas phyllosphaerae 5.2 and contains:
- a CDS encoding helix-turn-helix domain-containing protein — encoded protein: MPAHLLRNHQRNSGTKQPGAGLLERLSITPRPERHPLASGDVVAEHFGGVPLRADGRTILLPGGPRIYVLHGDAPGSRLVIRRRIFAPLPAIGFIGPTTSVARLDHGGVLLSGVRLRSTAWGMLFDGDVSRYTDRVVPLAAIDRSSPTAVRGPRGDEAATFAPWLDARLEAGNGRDLQAQRIIELIDASPRSTVAEIAASLRLTPQRMSATCLENFGLPPKRLLMLRRFVRVLRRLLADPTATGRALWEAGYVDHSHFARDCRQFLGSSLQAFRELIEHRDDPA
- a CDS encoding NAD(P)/FAD-dependent oxidoreductase codes for the protein MTAERYDVLIVGGGHAGAAAAIALRQEKFAGTIAIVSAEPELPYERPPLSKEYLAGEKSFERLLIRPASFWAERGIDLHLGEGVVAVDAAAQAVRTDAGRTVGYGELIWATGGAPRRLTCDGHHLHGVHAVRTRADVDRLLDELAQAQRVVVVGGGYIGLEAAAALTKFGKAVTLVEALDRVLARVAGEPLSRFYEAEHRARGVRIMLGATVACIEGDERVGGVRLANGTLLPADVVIVGIGIVPAVAPLEAAGAAVGNGVRVDARCRTSLPHVHAIGDCAAHANRYADGATIRLESVQNANDQATTAARDIVGRGADYDAVPWFWSNQYDLKLQTVGLSAGFEHAVVRGIPAERRFSVVYLRGGRVVAIDAVNATKDYVQGRALVAGGARLSVAALEDASRPLKEIAAEG
- the msrB gene encoding peptide-methionine (R)-S-oxide reductase MsrB; translated protein: MTDYRKTDDALARLTPEQFYVTQQSGTERPGTGAYLDNKRAGIYVDIVSGEPLFASADKFESHCGWPSFTKPIDAARVEELHDDTHGMVRTEVRSAGADSHLGHVFNDGPRDRGGLRYCINSAALRFVPREEMEAQGYGAYLDQVEDVA